One stretch of Gouania willdenowi chromosome 16, fGouWil2.1, whole genome shotgun sequence DNA includes these proteins:
- the nsmce2 gene encoding E3 SUMO-protein ligase NSE2 — protein MSLSAVHGALSSLKSCQADLNTGMDIVTDVAMDLSEAQDGGDHPDIQALKAVMLECAQLDREINCFVDTVQQVTAEARTQQPEAMFSLSAKVKEHFTQRVAQLSDADLSNHQKVVAFNDGIRNSSQEVNNESAETMEALGQDITVTQSQVNFTCPLTQEEMVNPVKNKKCSHHYGREAIMDLIRTKQKQKKKCRCPVIGCVNSNVVESDLVPDQMLRRKIQNQKRSNC, from the exons ATGTCTCTGAGTGCTGTTCACGGAGCTCTGTCGAGCCTCAAGTCCTGCCAAGCAGACCTAAACACGGGTATGGACATAGTGACAGACGTGGCCATGGACCTGTCCGAGGCTCAGG ATGGAGGAGATCACCCAGACATCCAGGCGCTGAAGGCCGTGATGCTGGAGTGTGCCCAGCTGGACAGGGAGATTAACTGCTTTGTTGATACTGTGCAGCAAGTCACAGCTGAG GCTAGAACACAGCAACCAGAGGCTATGTTCAGTCTGTCTGCTAAAGTGAAGGAGCACTTCACACAGAGAGTGGCTCAACTTTCTGACGCTGATCTGTCCAATCATCAGAAAGTGGTGGCCTTCAACGATGGCATCAGAAACTCCTCCCAGGAAG TAAACAATGAGTCAGCAGAGACCATGGAGGCGCTGGGCCAGGACATCACTGTCACCCAGAGCCAAGTTAACTTTACCTGCCCACTCACACAG GAGGAGATGGTGAACCCCGTGAAGAATAAGAAGTGCAGTCACCACTATGGCCGAGAAGCAATAATGGACCTGATCAGGaccaaacagaaacagaaaaagaagtGTCG ATGTCCAGTGATCGGCTGTGTAAACTCTAACGTGGTAGAGTCAGACCTGGTTCCTGATCAGATGCTGAGGAGAAAAATCCAGAACCAAAAGAGATCTAACTGCTGA
- the washc5 gene encoding WASH complex subunit 5, protein MVDFLAENNLCGQAILRIVSRGNAIIAELLRLSDFIPTVFRLKDKIDQQKYGDIICDFSYFKGPEYYEGKLEAKPELQDLDEEFRENNIEILSRFYLAFESVHKYIIDLNRYLDDLYEGVYIQQTLETVLLNEDGKQLLCEALYLYGVMLLVIDQKIEGEVRERMLVSYYRYSAARSSADSNLDDICKLLRSTSYSSQPGAKRPANYPESYFKRVPISTTFISMVIGRLRSDDIYNQVSAYPLPEHRSTALANQAAMLYVCLYFSPSILQTQQAKMREIVDKYFPDNWVISIYMGITVNLVDAWEPYKAAKTALNYTLDSANIKEQATRYAAGMESLKPQVQQLLKEGFLREEIILDNIPKLLNCLRDCNVAIRWLMLHSAESAYDLNNKRLRQIKEQVLNDSKYKPKILFQLLLDTAQFEFTLKEMFKQMLSEKQIKWESYKKEGSERMTELAEVFSGVKPLTRVEKNENLQAWFREISKQIESLNYEDSTAAGRKTVQLIQALIEVQEFHQLESNLQVCQFLADTRKFLHQMIRTINIKEEVLITMEIVGDLSYAWQIIDSFTSIMQESIRVNPSMVTKLRATFLKLASALDLPLLRINQANSADLLSVSQFYSGELVAYVRKVLQIIPESMFTSLAKIIKLQIHDIMEVPTRLDKDKLKDYSQLGARYEVAKLTHDISIFTEGILMMKTTLVGIIKVDPKQLLEDGIRKELVKKVAYALHQGLIFNPKAKPSELMPKLKEMAATMDGFYRSFEYIQDYVSIYGLKIWQEEVSRIINYNVEQECNSFLRTKIQDWESVHQSTHIPIPKFPSVDESATFIGRLCREILRITDPKSTCYIDQMNTWYDVKTHQEVTNNRLFSEIQSTLGTFGLNGLDRLLCFKIVKELQHFLTMLQRTILKDKAVVEVLKSMLGAVNPVQGIVGNASKVYANAVAKTQKIWGSYLESIMKVGQMQILRQQIANELNYSCKFDSKHLAAALENLNKSLLADIEAHYQDPSLPYPKEDNTLLYDITAYLEAAGIHNPLNKIYITTKRLPYFPIINLLFMVAQLSKLQYTKNQGMSCRKATDPVDWPPLVLGLLTLLKQFHSRYTQQFLALIGQFIRSIMEQCTSQKIPDMPSDVVGALMFFEDYVKYTKLSRKVAEAHVPSFIFDEFRTIL, encoded by the exons ATGGTGGACTTCCTGGCTGAGAACAATCTGTGTGGCCAGGCCATTCTCAGGATAGTTTCCAGAGGAAATGCTATCATTGCTGAGCTACTACGTCTGTCTGACTTCATCCCGACTGTGTTTCGGCTTAAGGACAAGATTGACCAGCAGAAATATGGAGATATCATCTGTGATTTCAGTTATTTTAAG GGTCCTGAGTATTACGAGGGGAAGCTGGAAGCCAAACCAGAGCTTCAGGACCTGGATGAAGAATTCCGAGAAAACAACATTGAAATTCTGTCCAGGTTCTACCTGGCTTTTGAGAGTGTCCACAAATATATAATAGATCTCAACAG ATATTTGGATGACCTGTATGAAGGTGTTTATATTCAGCAGACCTTGGAGACTGTGCTTCTAAATGAGGATGGAAAACAGCTTCTG tgtGAAGCTCTCTACTTGTATGGAGTCATGTTGCTGGTTATTGACCAAAAGATTGAAGGGGAGGTCAGAGAAAGGATGCTTGTTTCCTATTATAGATACAG TGCTGCCCGTTCATCAGCTGATTCTAACCTGGATGACATCTGTAAGCTGCTACGTAGCACCAGCTACTCCAGCCAGCCAGGAGCAAAGCGACCAGCCAACTACCCAGAAAGCTACTTCAAGCGGGTTCCCATCAGCACCACTTTCATCAGCATGGTCATTGGAAGGCTGCGTTCAGACGACATTTACAACCAA GTGTCTGCTTATCCACTGCCAGAGCATCGCAGCACAGCACTGGCTAACCAGGCAGCCATGCTCTATGTGTGCCTATACTTTAGTCCTTCCATCCTACAAACCCAGCAGGCCAAGATGAGGGAGATAGTCGACAAATACTTTCCTGATAACTGG GTTATTAGTATCTACATGGGGATCACAGTGAACCTAGTGGATGCCTGGGAACCATACAAAGCTGCCAAGACTGCTCTTAACTACACCTTGGACTCTGCTAACATCAAAGAGCAG GCTACTCGCTATGCTGCTGGCATGGAGAGCCTCAAACCTCAGGTGCAGCAACTGCTGAAGGAGGGCTTTCTGAGGGAGGAAATCATCCTCGACAACATTCCAAAACTACTCAATTGTCTGAGAGACTGCAATGTTGCAATCCGCTGGCTGATGCTTCATTCTGCTGAGTCAG CCTATGATTTAAACAACAAGCGGCTGCGTCAGATTAAAGAACAAGTGCTTAACGACTCCAAATACAAACCCAAGATCCTGTTCCAGCTCCTGCTCGACACTGCCCAGTTTGAGTTTACACTCAAAGAG ATGTTCAAGCAGATGTTGTCAGAGAAACAGATCAAATGGGAGAGCTACAAGAAGGAGGGATCTGAGAGGATGACTGAGCTCGCAGAAGTCTTCTCAGGTGTCAAACCTCTCACCAGGGTGGAAAAAAACG AGAACCTTCAGGCCTGGTTCAGGGAAATCTCAAAGCAGATTGAGTCTTTAAACTATGAGGACTCCACCGCTGCTGGGAGAAAGACGGTCCAGCTGATCCAGGCCCTCATCGAG GTCCAGGAGTTTCACCAGCTGGAGTCCAACCTACAGGTTTGCCAGTTTCTGGCTGACACCAGAAAGTTCCTGCACCAGATGATACGCACCATCAATATAAAAGAAGAAGTGCTCATCACTATGGAGATTGTGGGAGACTTGTCTTATGCCTGGCAGATTATTGACAG CTTTACATCTATAATGCAGGAGAGCATCAGAGTGAACCCCTCAATGGTCACTAAACTCAGGGCCACGTTTCTCAAG CTGGCATCAGCTCTGGATTTACCATTGCTGCGTATCAACCAAGCCAACAGTGCTGATCTGCTGAGTGTTTCACAGTTTTACTCTGGAGAGTTGGTGGCCTACGTCAGAAAG GTGCTGCAGATTATTCCGGAGAGCATGTTCACCTCTCTGGCCAAAATAATCAAGCTTCAGATCCACGACATCATGGAGGTGCCCACTCGGCTGGATAAGGACAAGCTGAAGGACTACTCCCAGCTGGGGGCGCGCTATGAG GTGGCAAAACTCACTCATGACATTTCAATTTTCACTGAGGGTATTCTGATGATGAAGACAACATTAGTTGGGATCATTAAG GTGGATCCAAAGCAGCTGCTGGAGGATGGCATCAGGAAGGAGTTGGTGAAGAAGGTAGCTTACGCTTTGCACCAAGGCTTAATCTTCAACCCCAAAGCTAAG CCCAGTGAACTGATGCCAAAGTTGAAGGAGATGGCAGCCACTATGGATGGCTTTTACAGGTCATTTGAGTACATTCAGGACTATGTCAGCATTTATGGCCTCAAAATCTGGCAGGAGGAAGTGTCCCGCATCATCAACTACAATGTGGAACAAGAGTGCAACAGTTTTTTGAGGACCAAG ATCCAGGACTGGGAGAGTGTACACCAGTCCACACACATTCCAATCCCAAAGTTTCCCTCTGTTGATGAGTCTGCAACCTTCATCGGTCGCCTCTGCAGAGAGATCCTGCGCATCACTGATCCCAA GTCCACATGTTACATTGACCAGATGAACACCTGGTACGACGTGAAGACTCATCAAGAAGTGACCAACAATAGACTGTTCTCTGAGATCCAGAGCACTCTGGGAACATTTGGCCTGAATGGACTGGACCGCTTGCTCTGCTTCAAGATAGTCAAAGAACTTCAG CACTTTCTGACTATGCTTCAGAGAACCATCCTAAAGGACAAAGCCGTAGTGGAGGTCTTAAAATCTATGCTTGGTGCTGTCAACCCAGtccaaggcattgtgg GAAACGCCAGTAAAGTGTACGCAAACGCAGTGGCAAAGACTCAGAAGATCTGGGGTTCGTACCTGGAATCTATCATGAAG GTTGGCCAGATGCAAATCCTCCGACAGCAGATTGCGAATGAGCTAAACTACTCCTGCAAGTTTGACTCCAAACATCTGGCTGCTGCTCTGGAAAACCTCAACAA GTCTCTGCTGGCAGACATTGAGGCTCACTACCAGGATCCATCCCTGCCCTATCCAAAAGAAGACAACACTCTTTTGTATGACATCACTGCCTACCTAGAGGCCGCTGGTATTCACAATCCGCTCAACAAG ATTTACATCACCACCAAGCGCCTTCCTTACTTCCCTATCATCAATTTGTTGTTTATGGTTGCGCAGCTGTCAAAACTCCAGTACACCAAAAACcaag GAATGAGTTGCAGGAAAGCCACAGACCCAGTGGACTGGCCCCCGCTGGTGCTGGGCCTGCTCACGCTACTTAAACAGTTTCACTCCAGATACACACAGCAGTTCTTGGCTCTCATTGGTCAGTTCATCCGCTCCATCATGGAGCAATGCACAAG TCAGAAAATCCCTGACATGCCTTCTGATGTGGTTGGAGCTCTGATGTTTTTTGAAGATTATGTGAAGTATACAAAGTTGTCACGCAAG GTGGCCGAAGCTCATGTGCCCAGTTTCATTTTTGACGAGTTTCGAACCATACTGTGA